One Drosophila santomea strain STO CAGO 1482 chromosome X, Prin_Dsan_1.1, whole genome shotgun sequence DNA segment encodes these proteins:
- the LOC120457056 gene encoding uncharacterized protein LOC120457056 isoform X1, translating to MSWTSGLYKSLLLRSQQSLVRPDLALLDLQISKRTIETMIGHRRDSNSSLSRTADIVVRRCDELFNANEFENALTTLYTDGRPFGGQFAHGRFELLKQRSLAVFEDTLGESLRPFMQQHSGVLQQISRRQKELAAHVSRPLWKTLRDRRQCDVQSVLVRERPQLTSLEKARRRASESLYNYHYLGRSAVDVALLRQLRSDRNFLNPLRLITTPPLRRLAEEQFTTVRRFMKMLQARNPMYNRRYVRQRHGRIADVERRRWQEMHLFHAQYQTRRDCMRMLHEVHRRRREGDVDKLSDYVEEIMSGFIEYKTQRTLPWKWEFINDVYNTLALAHCDRCTVPAHVDFLQAQNRPILYLLRTEKLRDMSVRFGGPNIYVEIEKEDERHSRMNQKLEQLEHRLRHSRFPIERSYLFFEIARCHFKESRFDKCLVVARKAFNEARSCNCPIWRFNSIFLGCQVHAVLNRFERLKESLARASQLASELKAPKLVAYIAICINVNDYDLAFQRMRQSDVTRRKSRRRSPISTMTSNSSQGSQSST from the exons ATGTCATGGACGAGTGGCCTGTACAAGTCGCTGCTCCTGCGGAGCCAGCAATCGCTGGTGCGTCCGGATCTCGCCCTCCTGGACCTGCAAATATCCAAGCGGACCATTGAGACGATGATCGGTCATCGACGCGATTCGAATTCCAGTCTCTCACGCACCGCCGATATCGTTGTTAGAAGGTGCGACGAGCTCTTCAATGCCAACGAATTCGAGAATGCCCTAACCACGCTCTATACGGACGGACGTCCCTTCGGCGGACAGTTCGCCCACGGACGCTTCGAGCTGCTCAAGCAGCGG AGCCTCGCCGTTTTCGAAGACACCTTGGGCGAATCGCTGCGTCCCTTCATGCAGCAGCACAGTGGCGTCCTGCAGCAAATCAGCCGCCGGCAAAAGGAGCTGGCCGCCCACGTGTCCCGCCCCCTTTGGAAGACGCTGCGCGACCGGCGGCAGTGCGACGTCCAAAGTGTCCTGGTCAGGGAGCGGCCACAGCTGACCTCACTGGAGAAGGCTCGTCGGCGGGCGAGTGAGAGCCTCTACAACTACCACTACTTGGGCCGCAGCGCCGTCGACGTTGCGCTGCTGCGTCAACTGCGCAGCGACCGCAACTTCCTCAATCCCCTCCGGCTGATCACCACGCCCCCCCTGCGCAGGCTGGCCGAGGAGCAGTTCACCACTGTGCGGCGGTTTATG AAAATGCTCCAAGCGCGGAATCCGATGTACAACCGGCGGTACGTGCGCCAGCGGCACGGGCGGATTGCGGACGTGGAGCGGCGCCGGTGGCAGGAGATGCACCTGTTCCACGCCCAATACCAGACGCGACGCGACTGCATGCGGATGCTGCACGAGGTGCACAGGCGGCGGCGGGAGGGCGATGTGGATAAGCTGTCCGACTACGTGGAGGAGATAATGTCGGGTTTCATAGAGTATAAGACGCAGCGCACGCTGCCCTGGAAGTGGGAGTTCATCAACGACGTGTACAATACCCTGGCGCTGGCCCATTGCGATAGGTGCACGGTGCCAGCCCATGTGGACTTTCTGCAGGCCCAGAATCGACCCATCTTGTATCTGCTGCGGACGGAGAAGCTGCGCGACATGAGCGTAAGGTTCGGGGGACCCAACATCTATGTGGAGATCGAGAAGGAGGATGAGCGGCACAGCCGAATGAA CCAGAAGCTGGAGCAACTGGAGCATCGCCTGCGTCACTCGCGCTTTCCAATCGAGCGATCCTACTTGTTTTTCGAGATTGCGCGCTGCCACTTCAAGGAGTCGCGATTCGACAAGTGCCTCGTGGTGGCCCGCAAGGCCTTCAACG AGGCCCGCAGCTGCAACTGTCCGATCTGGCGGTTCAACAGCATCTTCCTGGGCTGCCAGGTGCACGCCGTGCTCAATCGCTTCGAGCGGCTGAAGGAGTCGCTGGCGAGGGCGAGCCAGCTGGCCAGCGAGCTGAAGGCGCCCAAACTGGTGGCCTATATAGCCATCTGCATCAATGTGAACGACTACGATCTGGCCTTCCAGCGGATGCGGCAGTCGGATGTGACCAGGCGAAAGTCACGCAGACGAAGTCCCATCAGCACAATGACATCGAATAGCTCGCAGGGATCGCAAAGTAGCACATAG
- the LOC120457056 gene encoding uncharacterized protein LOC120457056 isoform X2, translated as MQQHSGVLQQISRRQKELAAHVSRPLWKTLRDRRQCDVQSVLVRERPQLTSLEKARRRASESLYNYHYLGRSAVDVALLRQLRSDRNFLNPLRLITTPPLRRLAEEQFTTVRRFMKMLQARNPMYNRRYVRQRHGRIADVERRRWQEMHLFHAQYQTRRDCMRMLHEVHRRRREGDVDKLSDYVEEIMSGFIEYKTQRTLPWKWEFINDVYNTLALAHCDRCTVPAHVDFLQAQNRPILYLLRTEKLRDMSVRFGGPNIYVEIEKEDERHSRMNQKLEQLEHRLRHSRFPIERSYLFFEIARCHFKESRFDKCLVVARKAFNEARSCNCPIWRFNSIFLGCQVHAVLNRFERLKESLARASQLASELKAPKLVAYIAICINVNDYDLAFQRMRQSDVTRRKSRRRSPISTMTSNSSQGSQSST; from the exons ATGCAGCAGCACAGTGGCGTCCTGCAGCAAATCAGCCGCCGGCAAAAGGAGCTGGCCGCCCACGTGTCCCGCCCCCTTTGGAAGACGCTGCGCGACCGGCGGCAGTGCGACGTCCAAAGTGTCCTGGTCAGGGAGCGGCCACAGCTGACCTCACTGGAGAAGGCTCGTCGGCGGGCGAGTGAGAGCCTCTACAACTACCACTACTTGGGCCGCAGCGCCGTCGACGTTGCGCTGCTGCGTCAACTGCGCAGCGACCGCAACTTCCTCAATCCCCTCCGGCTGATCACCACGCCCCCCCTGCGCAGGCTGGCCGAGGAGCAGTTCACCACTGTGCGGCGGTTTATG AAAATGCTCCAAGCGCGGAATCCGATGTACAACCGGCGGTACGTGCGCCAGCGGCACGGGCGGATTGCGGACGTGGAGCGGCGCCGGTGGCAGGAGATGCACCTGTTCCACGCCCAATACCAGACGCGACGCGACTGCATGCGGATGCTGCACGAGGTGCACAGGCGGCGGCGGGAGGGCGATGTGGATAAGCTGTCCGACTACGTGGAGGAGATAATGTCGGGTTTCATAGAGTATAAGACGCAGCGCACGCTGCCCTGGAAGTGGGAGTTCATCAACGACGTGTACAATACCCTGGCGCTGGCCCATTGCGATAGGTGCACGGTGCCAGCCCATGTGGACTTTCTGCAGGCCCAGAATCGACCCATCTTGTATCTGCTGCGGACGGAGAAGCTGCGCGACATGAGCGTAAGGTTCGGGGGACCCAACATCTATGTGGAGATCGAGAAGGAGGATGAGCGGCACAGCCGAATGAA CCAGAAGCTGGAGCAACTGGAGCATCGCCTGCGTCACTCGCGCTTTCCAATCGAGCGATCCTACTTGTTTTTCGAGATTGCGCGCTGCCACTTCAAGGAGTCGCGATTCGACAAGTGCCTCGTGGTGGCCCGCAAGGCCTTCAACG AGGCCCGCAGCTGCAACTGTCCGATCTGGCGGTTCAACAGCATCTTCCTGGGCTGCCAGGTGCACGCCGTGCTCAATCGCTTCGAGCGGCTGAAGGAGTCGCTGGCGAGGGCGAGCCAGCTGGCCAGCGAGCTGAAGGCGCCCAAACTGGTGGCCTATATAGCCATCTGCATCAATGTGAACGACTACGATCTGGCCTTCCAGCGGATGCGGCAGTCGGATGTGACCAGGCGAAAGTCACGCAGACGAAGTCCCATCAGCACAATGACATCGAATAGCTCGCAGGGATCGCAAAGTAGCACATAG
- the LOC120455892 gene encoding glutamic acid-rich protein: protein MIMIPWIPCISAAIVLILCPLHTSSRSYSNGLIFYELRTHRHYLPPTVSVSRGRNLASVKYSEKGSIWSTFGQPCECSGPTCGCCAGLKVDQYRFDQKVCANVSFVPHLEEAQLEVFLNGRPSSKYGISVRNPEPFCIPVMMGVPMAMCVQMTDVKVVGNNLNMCMDFVVRMATTDLFEMHFQCMQMGLDGLQYVDKNGKPVLPVGDGQSDDPEEYEYAELEDQPEEYPYQEDVKDVEDQSQSYQPDNNQQQKNTTVVTDQVEKEDEMEENQSLGYQTLINNQVQKVEPSLNLEDLSYLPQRNQTPSEPAKQDQLEEEQPGYPTLGQIKVEYQDEEKPAEKQPEIQKPLEDTLDEEEPTGYQPPIVMDTPHKAQEEQQPAEDHQEEEEMEEEKKEEEKNSESEGDDQEAEEEADEVEPLPIESEMLMASDPAEEAPLAEEAEETAAEDAKETAAEAAAEKEKETGADSAQETPDNDNGYGESGPRPSQVIETITNSIAATEAPTTTTTTTTPTTTTTTTPITTITTTKIPTTTTTTKIPTTAMTFNKPNIGIDDTNNGEKTVEAEGEKKVEEPEEEKEGETSEEGEAEDDEEEDSTTVAVEMENDSDNEINVDDDDDDDEVEKKNLVKEPPSQVTKGEKKQEEGAEEKVKESAQKGEKEPEKEVKASHEEKVNPKDTAAEEGEDKDKEDEEGEAADEEEGDEDEDDEEEEEEEDDAKEEGEEDAAEESAEAAAAKPEESAVKIDGNGNGYENAYANANENANENVNENAYENTYVNAYGNANENANENVNENAYGNAYATPAAKSLSRRRRLRTRRLPRPLRKHH from the exons ATGATCATGATACCCTGGATTCCATGCATTAGTGCGGCCATCGTGCTGATCCTGTGCCCCCTGCACACATCCTCGCGCAGCTACAGCAACGGCCTGATCTTCTACGAGCTGCGAACCCATCGCCACTACCTCCCGCCCACGGTCAGTGTGTCCAGGGGCCGCAATCTGGCCAGCGTCAAGTACTCCGAGAAGGGCTCCATCTGGTCCACCTTTGGCCAGCCCTGCGAGTGCAGCGGACCCACCTGTGGCTGCTGCGCCGGCCTCAAGGTCGATCAGTACCGATTCGATCAGAAAG TCTGCGCCAACGTGAGCTTTGTGCCGCATCTGGAGGAGGCCCAACTGGAGGTCTTTCTGAATGGCAGACCCTCCTCGAAGTACGGAATCTCGGTGCGCAATCCGGAGCCCTTCTGCATTCCCGTCATGATGGGTGTACCGATGGCCATGTGCGTCCAAATGACCGACGTCAAGGTGGTTGGCAACAATCTGAACATGTGCATGGACTTTGTGGTCCGGATGGCCACCACCGATCTCTTCGAGATGCATTTCCAGTGCATGCAAATGGGCCTGGATGGTCTGCAGTATGTGGACAAGAATGGCAAGCCCGTGCTGCCGGTTGGCGATGGCCAGAGCGACGATCCGGAGGAGTACGAGTACGCCGAGCTGGAGGATCAGCCGGAAGAGTATCCCTATCAAGAGGATGTCAAGGATGTGGAGGATCAATCCCAGAGCTATCAGCCAGACAACAATCAGCAGCAGAAGAATACAACAGTGGTTACTGATCAGGTGGAGAAGGAGGATGAGATGGAGGAGAATCAATCATTGGGTTATCAGACTCTCATAAATAACCAAGTCCAGAAGGTTGAGCCATCTTTAAATCTAGAGGACTTGAGCTACCTACCTCAGAGGAATCAGACACCAAGCGAGCCAGCTAAACAGGATCAGCTGGAGGAAGAACAACCAGGCTATCCGACACTGGGTCAAATTAAGGTTGAATACCAAGATGAAGAAAAGCCTGCGGAAAAGCAGCCGGAGATCCAAAAACCTTTAGAAGACACGTTGGATGAAGAGGAACCAACGGGTTATCAGCCTCCCATTGTGATGGATACCCCGCACAAAGCTCAAGAGGAACAGCAGCCTGCAGAGGATCATCAAGAAgaggaggagatggaggaggagaagAAAGAGGAGGAGAAGAATTCAGAGAGCGAAGGAGATGATCAGGAGGCAGAAGAAGAAGCCGATGAGGTGGAGCCCCTGCCAATCGAAAGTGAAATGCTAATGGCCAGCGATCCGGCAGAAGAAGCACCTCTCGCAGAAGAAGCCGAAGAAACGGCAGCTGAAGAcgcgaaagagacggcagcagaggcggcggcggagaaagagaaagagacgggAGCAGACTCGGCGCAAGAGACACCTGACAATGACAATGGTTATGGCGAGAGTGGCCCGAGGCCAAGTCAGGTAATTGAAACAATTACCAATTCAATAGCAGCCACTGAAGCgcccacaacaacaaccacaacaacaacaccaacaaccacaacaacaaccacaccAATAaccacaataacaacaacgaaaataccaacaacaacgacaacgacaaaaATACCGACAACAGCAATGACATTTAACAAGCCAAACATTGGTATTGATGACACAAACAATGGGGAGAAGACAGTAGAAGCAGAGGGTGAGAAGAAGGTGGAGGAGCCAGAAGAAGAGAAGGAGGGGGAGACATCTGAAGAAGGGGAGGCAGAAGACGACGAAGAAGAAGACTCGACAACAGTGGCtgttgaaatggaaaacgatAGTGATAATGAGATAAACGtggacgatgacgatgatgatgatgaagtgGAGAAAAAAAACCTGGTGAAGGAACCCCCAAGCCAGGTGACGAAGGGGGAGAAGAAACAGGAAGAGGGAGCGGAGGAAAAGGTCAAAGAGAGCGCGCAGAAGGGGGAGAAAGAGCCGGAAAAAGAGGTGAAGGCAAGTCATGAGGAAAAGGTCAATCCAAAAGACACAGCAGCCGAAGAAGGTGAAGATAAGGATAAAGAAGACGAAGAAGGGGAGGCTGCCGATGAAGAAGAGggagacgaagacgaagacgacgaggaggaagaagaggaggaggacgatgCCAAGGAAGAAGGCGAGGAAGACGCTGCAGAAGAATCCGCTGaggctgcagcagcaaagcCCGAAGAAAGCGCTGTGAAAATCGATGGAAATGGCAACGGCTATGAAAATGCCTATGCAAATGCGAATGAAAATGCGAATGAAAATGTGAATGAAAATGCATatgaaaatacatatgtaaatgcaTATGGAAATGCGAATGAAAATGCGAATGAAAATGTGAATGAAAATGCATATGGAAATGCATatgcgacgccggcagcgaaGTCGTTGTCCCGACGCCGCCGTCTGCGCACCCGccgcctgccacgccccctgaGGAAACACCATTAG